In Micropterus dolomieu isolate WLL.071019.BEF.003 ecotype Adirondacks linkage group LG17, ASM2129224v1, whole genome shotgun sequence, one genomic interval encodes:
- the LOC123986420 gene encoding olfactory receptor 11A1-like, with product MTNSTQFSYFKLGAYFDIRLLKYVFFLILTSLYVLILCANLLLIVVICLNRSLHEPMYLFLCSLFVNELYGSTGLFPFLLLQILSDIHTVSVPFCFLQIFCVYSYVAVEFVNLAIMSYDRYLAICYPLQYNTRMTFKKVVMLIGVSWLYPFLVVAGTTSLSSSLQLCGNIIDKVFCDNYSVVKLACSDTTVNNIYGLIATYFVVFGPVILIIYTYTRILKVCFSGSKQTRQKAVSTCTPHLASLLNFCFGASFEVLQSRFNMSSVPIILRIFLSLYFLTCQPLFNPLLYGLKMSKIRNICKNLFSSEV from the coding sequence ATGACAAATTCTACTCAATTTTCGTATTTCAAACTTGGTGCCTACTTCGACATCAGGctgttaaaatatgtatttttcctGATTCTAACATCTTTATATGTTTTAATTCTTTGTGCTAATCTTTTGCTCATTGTGGTTATCTGTCTTAACAGAAGCTTACATGAACCTATGTACCTTTTTCTGTGCAGCCTGTTTGTAAATGAGCTGTATGGTAGTACAGGGTTGTTTCCATTCCTTCTGCTTCAGATTCTCtctgacattcacactgtttctgttcccttttgtttcctgcagattttctgtgtgtattcTTATGTAGCTGTGGAATTTGTCAATTTAGCCATCATGTCTTATGACAGATATCTTGCTATCTGTTATCCTCTACAATATAACACACGTATGACATTCAAGAAAGTTGTCATGCTTATTGGTGTATCATGGTTATACCCTTTTCTTGTAGTTGCTGGTACGACATCCTTAAGTTCCTCTTTACAGCTGTGTGGGAACATCATTGATAAAGTGTTCTGTGACAACTACTCAGTTGTCAAACTGGCCTGCTCTGACACCACAGTTAATAACATTTATGGACTTATTGCCACTTACTTTGTAGTCTTTGGTCCTGTAATCTTAATTATTTACACTTACACGAGGATtcttaaagtttgtttttctggttctAAACAGACCAGACAAAAAGCTGTCAGTACCTGCACTCCTCACCTTGCTTCTCTGCTCAACTTTTGTTTTGGGGCATCCTTTGAAGTATTACAAAGCAGGTTTAATATGAGCAGTGTACCCATTATTTTGCgcatttttttatcattatactTTCTTACATGCCAGCCACTGTTCAACCCTTTACTGTATGGcctgaaaatgtccaaaatccGTAACAtatgtaaaaatctgttttcttctgaagTGTAG
- the LOC123985382 gene encoding olfactory receptor 4E2-like: MMIMINSTQVSYFTLDAYFDTGLFKYLYFIFIMSLYMLILCANLLLTVVICMNRSLHEPMYLFLCSLFVNELYGSTGLFPFLLLQILSDIHTVSAPFCFLQIFCVYSYGSVELTNLAVISYDRYLAICCPLQYNAHMTSHKVAMLIVVIWLPPLLAVFVTTCLSASLQLCGNIINKVYCDNYTIIKLACYDTSVNNVYELIAASVIVFAPLSVIFYTYMRILKVCFSGSKQTRQKAVSTCTPHLASLLNFSVGSCFEIFQSRFNMNSVPHMMRIFLSLYFITCQPLFNPFMYGLSMSKIRITCKSLLLTSVKWMGSP; this comes from the coding sequence ATGATGATCATGATAAACTCTACACAGGTTTCATATTTTACACTTGATGCCTACTTTGACACCGGGCTTTTTAAATacttatatttcattttcattatgtcTTTATATATGTTAATTCTTTGTGCTAATCTTTTGCTCACTGTGGTTATCTGTATGAACAGAAGCTTACATGAACCTATGTACCTTTTTCTGTGCAGCCTGTTTGTAAATGAGCTGTATGGTAGTACAGGGTTGTTTCCATTCCTTCTGCTTCAGATTCTCtctgacattcacactgtttctGCTCCCTTTTGTTTCCTGCAGATTTTCTGTGTGTACTCTTATGGAAGTGTAGAATTGACCAACTTAGCTGTCATTTCTTATGACAGATACCTTGCTATCTGCTGTCCTCTGCAGTATAATGCACATATGACATCTCATAAGGTTGCCATGCTTATTGTTGTTATATGGTTACCTCCTTTATTGGCTGTTTTTGTGACAACATGCCTGAGTGCTTCTTTACAGCTGTGTGGGAACATCATTAATAAAGTATACTGCGACAATTACACCATTATAAAATTGGCTTGCTATGACACCAGTGTGAATAATGTCTATGAACTTATTGCTGCTTCTGTCATAGTCTTTGCTCCCCTGTCTGTAATATTTTACACTTACATGAGGATtcttaaagtttgtttttctggttctAAACAGACCAGACAAAAAGCTGTCAGTACCTGCACTCCTCACCTTGCTTCTTTGCTCAACTTTTCTGTTGGGTCTTGCTTTGAAATATTCCAGAGCAGGTTTAACATGAACAGTGTACCTCACATGATGAgaatatttttatcattgtattttattacatgCCAACCGCTCTTCAACCCTTTTATGTACGGCCTCAGCATGTCCAAAATACGCATAACATGTAAAAGTCTGCTTTTAACTTCTGTTAAATGGATGGGTTCACCTTGa
- the LOC123985381 gene encoding olfactory receptor 11A1-like: MMIMINSTQVSYFTLDAYFDTGLFKYLYFIFILSLYMSILCVNLLLIVVICMNRSLHEPMYLFLCSLFVNELYGSTGLFPFLLLQILSDIHTVSAPFCFLQIFCVYSYGGVELTNLAVISYDRYLAICCPLQYNAHMTSNKVVMLIVVIWLPPLLAVFVTTCLSASLQLCGNIINKVYCDNYYIIQLACYDTSVNNVYELIAASVIVFAPMSVIFYTYIKILKVCFSGSKQTRQKAVSTCTPHLASLLNFSLGSCFEIFQSRFNMNSVPHMMRIFLSLYFITCQPLFNPFMYGLNMSKIHIICKSLLLTSVR, encoded by the coding sequence ATGATGATCATGATAAACTCCACACAGGTTTCATATTTTACACTTGATGCCTACTTTGACACCGGGCTTTTTAAATacttatatttcattttcattttgtctttataTATGTCAATTCTTTGTGTGAATCTTTTGCTCATTGTGGTTATCTGTATGAACAGAAGCTTACATGAACCTATGTACCTTTTTCTGTGCAGCCTGTTTGTAAATGAGCTGTATGGTAGTACAGGGTTGTTTCCATTCCTTCTGCTTCAGATTCTCtctgacattcacactgtttctgctcccttttgtttcctgcagattttctgtgtgtattcTTATGGAGGTGTAGAATTGACCAACTTAGCTGTCATTTCTTATGACAGATACCTTGCTATCTGCTGTCCTCTGCAGTATAATGCACATATGACATCAAATAAGGTTGTCATGCTTATTGTTGTTATATGGTTACCTCCTTTATTGGCTGTTTTTGTGACAACATGCCTGAGTGCTTCTTTACAGCTGTGTGGGAACATCATTAATAAAGTCTACTGTGACAACTATTACATCATACAGCTGGCTTGCTATGACACCAGTGTGAATAATGTCTATGAACTTATTGCTGCTTCTGTCATAGTCTTTGCTCCAATGTCTGTAATCTTTTACACGTACATTAAGATactaaaagtttgtttttctggttctAAACAGACCAGACAAAAAGCTGTTAGTACCTGCACTCCTCACCTTGCTTCTCTGCTCAACTTTTCTTTAGGGTCTTGCTTTGAAATATTCCAGAGCAGGTTTAACATGAACAGTGTACCTCACATGATGAgaatatttttatcattgtattttattacatgCCAACCGCTCTTCAACCCTTTTATGTACGGCCTCAACATGTCCAAAATACACATCATATGTAAAAGTCTACTTTTAACTTCTGTTAGATAG
- the LOC123986426 gene encoding LOW QUALITY PROTEIN: olfactory receptor 10J5-like (The sequence of the model RefSeq protein was modified relative to this genomic sequence to represent the inferred CDS: substituted 1 base at 1 genomic stop codon) encodes MAALXSKSRIMINSTQVSYFILSAYFDTGLYKYIYFVVIMSLYMLILCVNLLLIVVICMNRSLHEPMYLFLCSMFVNELYGSTGLFPFLLLQILSDIHTVSAPFCFLQIFCLNFYAGVGFTNLAVMSFDRYLAICCPLQYNIQMTSYKIAMLIALTWLYALLVCLIMISLTSSLKLCGNIIEKVYCDNYSIVKLACSDTTINNIYGLFMISFTILCPVCLIFYTYIKILKVCFSGSKQTRQKAVSTCTPHLASLLNFSFGAFFEIVQSRFNMNHVPVVLRFFLSLYFLTCQPLLNPLLYGLNMSKIRNICKSLVFAKM; translated from the coding sequence ATGGCTGCTTTATGAAGCAAAAGCAGGATCATGATAAACTCTACTCAGGTTTCATACTTCATACTTTCTGCCTACTTTGACACTGGactttataaatacatttattttgtggttATTATGTCTTTATATATGTTAATTCTTTGTGTGAATCTTCTGCTCATTGTGGTTATCTGTATGAACAGAAGCTTACATGAACCTATGTACCTTTTTCTGTGCAGCATGTTTGTAAATGAGCTGTATGGTAGTACAGGGTTGTTTCCATTCCTTCTGCTTCAGATTCTCtctgacattcacactgtttctGCTCCCTTTTGTTTCCTGCAGATTTTCTGTTTGAACTTTTATGCAGGTGTAGGATTTACTAACTTAGCTGTCATGTCTTTTGACAGATATCTTGCTATCTGTTGTCCTCTACAGTATAATATCCAAATGACATCTTACAAAATTGCCATGCTTATTGCTCTAACTTGGCTTTACGCTCTACTAGTGTGTCTTATAATGATATCCTTGACTAGCTCCTTAAAGTTGTGTGGGAACATTATTGAAAAAGTGTACTGTGACAACTACTCCATCGTTAAACTGGCATGTTCTGACACCACGATCAATAACATCTATGGGCTCTTTATGATTTCATTCACAATCTTATGTCCTGTTTGTCTAATCTTTTACACTTACATTAAGATtcttaaagtttgtttttctggttctAAACAGACCAGACAAAAAGCTGTCAGTACCTGCACTCCTCACCTTGCTTCTCTGCTCAACTTTTCTTTTGGGGCCTTCTTTGAAATAGTGCAGAGCAGGTTTAATATGAACCATGTACCCGTtgttttgagattttttttatcattatatttTCTTACATGCCAGCCGCTTCTCAACCCTTTACTGTATGGTCTAAACATGTCCAAAATCCGCAATATATGTAAGAGTCTTGTCTTTGCTAAAATGTAG